One genomic window of Arachis hypogaea cultivar Tifrunner chromosome 8, arahy.Tifrunner.gnm2.J5K5, whole genome shotgun sequence includes the following:
- the LOC112707443 gene encoding uncharacterized protein gives METVVDNNNSSESSFCRDEKVEAMDLLEECWFFENLLNIRPMMMMPRSYSDPYPSSSSSSSTALINTDFLVKDNDILSNSSSSSSSSSSSSSSSSSTRGNNKPPRNGSSSSNTKKIQRAPSMPQFKVKEEGDNDDDKQGGNKLMMKGNHRNEGNRRKNKLVRTPSLPLSMGSNEKFQENDPRIGRSDKQTSTPKSCSIPRYKASKNIEGDSINKGEGIKEMRPKYLNQRRMMRRSLSDLELEEVQGFKDLGFSFEEERLSPSLVSIIPGLQDKNRDETEEDKKARGPYLSEAWLVKSPPPIPNCDSKKSAADMKKHIKFWAKAVASNVHQEC, from the exons ATGGAGACAGTAGTTGATAATAACAACTCTAGTGAATCTTCTTTCTGCAGAGATGAAAAAGTGGAAGCCATGGATCTTCTTGAAGAGTGTTGGTTCTTTGAGAATTTGTTGAACATAAGGCCAATGATGATGATGCCAAGGAGCTACTCTGATCCttacccttcttcttcttcttcttcttcaactgctCTAATCAACACAGATTTCTTGGTGAAGGACAATGATATTTTAAgcaactcatcatcatcatcatcatcatcatcatcatcatcatcatcatcatcatcaacaagaGGCAATAATAAACCACCAAGAaatggttcttcttcttctaatacTAAGAAGATTCAAAGAGCACCATCCATGCCACAATTCAAAGTTAAAGAAGAgggtgataatgatgatgataaacaaGGAGGAAACAAATTGATGATGAAGGGAAATCATAGAAATGAAGGTAATAGAAGGAAAAACAAGCTTGTTAGAACACCATCTTTGCCACTATCAATGGGGAGTAATGAAAAGTTTCAAGAAAATGATCCAAGAATTGGAAGATCAGACAAGCAAACATCAACACCTAAG AGTTGTAGCATTCCAAGATATAAAGCATCTAAGAACATTGAAGGTGACAGCATCAACAAAGGAGAAGGAATCAAGGAAATGAGGCCTAAGTACCTAAATCAGAGAAGAATGATGAGGAGAAGCTTAAGTGATCTTGAGCTAGAGGAAGTTCAAGGGTTCAAGGATTTGGGATTCTCATTTGAGGAAGAGAGATTAAGTCCAAGTTTGGTTAGCATAATCCCTGGCTTGCAAGATAAGAACAGAGATGAAACAGAAGAAGATAAGAAAGCAAGAGGGCCTTATCTATCAGAAGCATGGTTGGTGAAGAGTCCTCCTCCAATTCCAAACTGTGATTCAAAGAAATCTGCAGCTGACATGAAAAAGCATATCAAGTTTTGGGCTAAAGCTGTTGCATCAAATGTGCACCAAGAATGctga
- the LOC112707444 gene encoding uncharacterized protein isoform X1: MLQFQHCHHQHQHLLLSNPLSLFSHHNNHNPSLFFFSSSSSSSSSSSMRIHSPAALPPPASSWSWLTHLAAELTTAPADQGPIELPFSSTQSIFATTDDPSPIQVASSVLLTGAVSIFLFRALRRRAKRAKELQFRSSGEKKSIKEEALDTLKAMGSSSIEDAKGPPSPVQAFLGGISAGIIALILYKFATTVEAALNRQTISDNYSVRQITITIRTILNGLTYLATFVFGINSVGLFLYSGKLGIDSLMGGSTEKETESKRKSTDQSSLSNSSVESPTNNTELSSSSKGEQSSNDGQ, from the exons ATGTTGCAGTTTCAGCATTGCCACCATCAACACCAACACCTTCTCCTCTCAAACCCACTCTCACTCTTCTCTCACCATAACAACCAcaacccctctctcttcttcttctcctcttcttcttcttcttcttcttcttcttccatgcgCATCCATTCTCCGGCAGCACTTCCTCCACCAGCTTCATCGTGGTCATGGCTCACCCACCTTGCCGCAGAACTCACCACCGCACCGGCGGACCAAGGCCCTATTGAGCTCCCCTTCTCCTCTACTCAGTCCATTTTCGCCACCACCGACGATCCTTCTCCCATCCAAGTTGCCTCCAGCGTTCTCCTCACCGGCGCCGTCTCTATCTTCCTCTTCCGCGCCCTCCGCCGCAGGGCCAAACGTGCCAAGGAATTG CAATTTAGGTCTTCAGGAGAAAAGAAGTCAATAAAGGAAGAAGCATTAGATACCTTGAAGGCTATGGGGTCATCTTCAATTGAAGATGCTAAGGGTCCACCTTCACCTGTTCAGGCATTTCTTGGGGGAATATCAGCCGGAATTATTGCTCTCATTCTTTATAAGTTTGCCACTACGGTGGAGGCAGCTCTTAACCGCCAAACAATTTCGGATAATTACTCG GTTCGCCAGATTACAATAACCATAAG GACAATATTGAATGGCTTGACCTACCTTGCGACATTTGTTTTCGGCATCAATTCGGTTGGTTTATTCCTTTATTCTGGCAAGCTTGGCATAGACTCTCTAATGGGAGGATCAACCGAAAAGGAAACCGAAAGCAAAAGGAAAAGCACTGATCAGTCAAGTTTATCGAATTCGTCGGTTGAGAGTCCCACAAATAACACTGAATTGAGCAGCAGTAGCAAGGGAGAACAAAGTTCAAATGATGGTCAGTGA
- the LOC112707444 gene encoding uncharacterized protein isoform X2, with product MLQFQHCHHQHQHLLLSNPLSLFSHHNNHNPSLFFFSSSSSSSSSSSMRIHSPAALPPPASSWSWLTHLAAELTTAPADQGPIELPFSSTQSIFATTDDPSPIQVASSVLLTGAVSIFLFRALRRRAKRAKELQFRSSGEKKSIKEEALDTLKAMGSSSIEDAKGPPSPVQAFLGGISAGIIALILYKFATTVEAALNRQTISDNYSNLTIIIKTSQDNIEWLDLPCDICFRHQFGWFIPLFWQAWHRLSNGRINRKGNRKQKEKH from the exons ATGTTGCAGTTTCAGCATTGCCACCATCAACACCAACACCTTCTCCTCTCAAACCCACTCTCACTCTTCTCTCACCATAACAACCAcaacccctctctcttcttcttctcctcttcttcttcttcttcttcttcttcttccatgcgCATCCATTCTCCGGCAGCACTTCCTCCACCAGCTTCATCGTGGTCATGGCTCACCCACCTTGCCGCAGAACTCACCACCGCACCGGCGGACCAAGGCCCTATTGAGCTCCCCTTCTCCTCTACTCAGTCCATTTTCGCCACCACCGACGATCCTTCTCCCATCCAAGTTGCCTCCAGCGTTCTCCTCACCGGCGCCGTCTCTATCTTCCTCTTCCGCGCCCTCCGCCGCAGGGCCAAACGTGCCAAGGAATTG CAATTTAGGTCTTCAGGAGAAAAGAAGTCAATAAAGGAAGAAGCATTAGATACCTTGAAGGCTATGGGGTCATCTTCAATTGAAGATGCTAAGGGTCCACCTTCACCTGTTCAGGCATTTCTTGGGGGAATATCAGCCGGAATTATTGCTCTCATTCTTTATAAGTTTGCCACTACGGTGGAGGCAGCTCTTAACCGCCAAACAATTTCGGATAATTACTCG AATCTGACAATCATCATAAAAACTTCACAGGACAATATTGAATGGCTTGACCTACCTTGCGACATTTGTTTTCGGCATCAATTCGGTTGGTTTATTCCTTTATTCTGGCAAGCTTGGCATAGACTCTCTAATGGGAGGATCAACCGAAAAGGAAACCGAAAGCAAAAGGAAAAGCACTGA
- the LOC112707445 gene encoding uncharacterized protein, with amino-acid sequence METERPHRSNSNSSSSTSELFVCFTSRLSSSSMKLSSKSLLSPSRTSRDPPPQISLSSSLSRRLRSNGSIKGGGQASPMFPATAAVGGKRRGCGFENPEPSSPKVTCIGQVRVKTKKQGKKMRVTRSKSKRRTTTTSEASFRRTSTEGGGQITNSSDLTRQNSSSSATYLKQQHRNNQKWVHLPLTICEALREFNCFFPCRSSCIRDKGDKGNHHHDHHHHHHGGREGSSCGAAFARWLHLALQEGKEREIEVMMGEEENEVEYYDHDDDGGGGDFGGRSHRRHVFEDIDIDVVEGKKEEKEEEEEEEKGRVSICIPPKNALLLMRCRSDPVKMAALANRFWDSPVHKDQHQHQDDEEEEEEAEEEENNVDDDVDKQEREHEQEDEMEEGEEVLMKTEEERISISERDTEAGFVNIEEHTRASSLMEQPKEEEEEEEEEEEVAVQESCEIESRTNAEFSEEARESNNQHTEEEGEETETEQIEVENEEEENHNQDGNFSCVSTLEPHPDPDKPEETSLQEEKKQENDESSELYSIAETLTAPQQNDEAEPKTTTMPEPLTDEEASTEEEQQQNVAAETPPPQMPEVTPPANEASEPNNGLGSEERKIGSNGEEKEAELEREKEETLPECLLLMMCEPKLSMEVSKETWVCSTDFIRWRPERPAGKNSGAGRKVHAAVEGRNSVDKKATAAAPLPPVQPGRSSCSFPAAPGLSMAAMIEQKLAAGPKSNAGYEPFVLTRCKSEPMRTTAKLAADACFWKKPHAPPPTLGVGAPAGIGF; translated from the coding sequence ATGGAGACAGAAAGACCCCATAGAAGTAATAGCAATAGTAGCAGCAGCACAAGCGAGCTCTTTGTATGCTTCACTTCAAGGCTATCTTCTTCATCAATGAAGCTCTCTTCCAAGTCACTCCTCAGCCCAAGCAGAACCAGCAGAGACCCTCCTCCTCAGATTTCTCTGTCTTCTTCCCTCAGCAGAAGGCTCAGAAGCAATGGAAGCATCAAAGGAGGTGGCCAAGCTTCTCCAATGTTCCCAGCAACAGCAGCTGTGGGAGGGAAGAGAAGAGGGTGTGGGTTTGAGAACCCTGAACCTTCTTCACCTAAAGTCACTTGCATTGGACAAGTGAGAGTGAAGACAAAGAAGCAAGGGAAGAAGATGAGGGTCACAAGGTCAAAGTCAAAGAGAAGAACTACAACAACAAGTGAAGCTAGCTTCAGAAGAACATCAACAGAAGGTGGAGGACAAATAACAAACTCTTCAGATCTCACGAGGCAGAATAGTTCTTCTTCTGCTACTTACTTGAAGCAGCAGCATAGGAATAACCAGAAATGGGTTCATCTTCCATTGACCATCTGTGAGGCTCTTAGGGAGTTCAATTGCTTCTTCCCATGTAGGTCTTCTTGCATTAGAGACAAAGGGGACAAAGGGAATCATCATCatgaccatcatcatcatcatcatggtggaagagagggttcatcatGTGGTGCTGCTTTTGCAAGGTGGCTGCATTTGGCTTTGCAAGAAGGGAAGGAGAGGGAGATTGAGGTGATGATGGGTGAGGAGGAGAATGAGGTTGAATattatgatcatgatgatgatggtggtggtggtgatttcGGTGGGAGGAGCCATAGGAGGCACGTGTTTGAGGACATTGACATTGATGTTGTGGaagggaagaaggaagagaaagaagaagaggaagaagaagagaaaggaagGGTTAGCATTTGTATTCCACCGAAGAACGCTTTATTGCTTATGAGGTGCAGATCTGATCCTGTTAAGATGGCAGCTTTGGCCAACAGGTTCTGGGATTCACCTGTTCACAAAGACCAACATCAACATCAAGAtgatgaggaggaagaagaagaagcagaagaggaGGAGAATAATGTTGATGATGATGTAGATAAGCAAGAACGAGAACATGAACAAGAAGATGAAATGGAGGAAGgtgaggaagtgctaatgaaaaCTGAAGAAGAAAGGATTAGCATTTCTGAAAGAGATACAGAAGCTGGTTTTGTGAACATTGAAGAACACACCCGAGCATCATCACTCATGGAGcagccaaaagaagaagaagaagaagaagaagaagaagaagaagtagcggTACAGGAAAGTTGCGAAATTGAAAGCAGAACAAACGCAGAATTCAGTGAAGAAGCTCGTGAAAGCAATAATCAGCACaccgaagaagaaggagaagaaacagaaacagagcaaattgaagttgaaaacgaagaagaagaaaatcacaATCAAGATGGAAACTTTTCATGCGTTTCAACCCTAGAACCCCATCCAGATCCCGATAAACCGGAAGAAACTAGTCTTCAAGaggaaaagaaacaagaaaacgACGAAAGCTCAGAACTTTATTCCATTGCAGAAACCCTAACAGCTCCACAACAAAACGACGAAGCAGAACCAAAAACGACAACAATGCCTGAACCATTAACAGATGAAGAAGCTTCAACAGAAGAGGAGCAACAACAGAACGTGGCCGCAGAAACACCGCCGCCGCAGATGCCGGAAGTAACACCTCCGGCGAACGAAGCATCTGAGCCGAACAACGGACTCGGGTCAGAGGAGCGAAAAATCGGGTCAAACGGCGAGGAGAAAGAAGCAgaattagaaagagaaaaggaagaaacgTTACCGGAATGCTTGCTTCTGATGATGTGCGAGCCGAAGCTTTCAATGGAGGTATCGAAGGAGACGTGGGTTTGCAGCACCGATTTCATACGCTGGCGACCGGAGAGACCTGCCGGAAAAAATTCCGGCGCCGGACGGAAGGTCCACGCGGCGGTGGAAGGCAGAAATAGCGTCGATAAGAAAGCAACCGCTGCGGCTCCGCTGCCGCCAGTACAGCCGGGAAGGTCGTCGTGCTCGTTCCCGGCAGCGCCTGGATTGTCGATGGCGGCGATGATTGAACAGAAGTTGGCAGCAGGACCGAAATCCAACGCTGGCTACGAGCCATTTGTGCTCACGCGCTGCAAGTCGGAGCCGATGAGGACGACGGCAAAGCTCGCAGCCGATGCGTGCTTCTGGAAGAAGCCTCACGCACCGCCGCCAACACTCGGAGTTGGAGCACCCGCCGGGATTGGATTTTGA